A section of the Paenibacillus yonginensis genome encodes:
- a CDS encoding cell wall hydrolase, giving the protein MAVVKANSEDVKLLARLMRAEAEGDLDLGMLMVGNVGVNRILANCLDFKGIRTMDQMVFQSPGGYESTQKGYFYQRARERDIRLAQRAINGERTWPATNALWFFRPAGDCPPTWYNQQNVGRYKAHCFFAPEAGECPAVY; this is encoded by the coding sequence TTGGCGGTTGTAAAGGCAAATTCGGAAGACGTTAAGCTGCTGGCCCGCCTGATGCGAGCGGAAGCGGAAGGAGATCTTGATCTGGGCATGTTGATGGTCGGAAATGTCGGAGTTAACCGCATTTTAGCCAACTGCCTGGATTTCAAGGGCATCCGGACCATGGACCAGATGGTATTCCAATCGCCCGGCGGGTACGAATCAACGCAGAAAGGTTATTTCTACCAGAGAGCCCGCGAAAGGGATATCCGTTTGGCGCAGCGCGCCATCAACGGAGAAAGAACGTGGCCGGCTACCAATGCTTTATGGTTTTTCCGTCCGGCGGGGGATTGTCCGCCAACCTGGTATAACCAGCAAAATGTAGGCAGATACAAAGCCCATTGCTTTTTTGCTCCGGAGGCAGGGGAGTGTCCGGCAGTATATTGA
- the gerQ gene encoding spore coat protein GerQ: MFNPNYRASYPYGGTQTAMPTHMGGTQAQTAMPTQTGGGSIPPSLSGNQMTQGGAVVVSPTPTYEQSYIENIFRMNLGKVGTFYMTYENNSQWNAKIFRGVLEAAGRDHIIISDPKTGQRIVMLMVNFDYATFDQPLNYTYPGVIGNPPTATRRG, translated from the coding sequence ATGTTTAACCCGAATTACCGCGCTTCTTATCCTTATGGAGGCACTCAGACAGCTATGCCTACTCATATGGGAGGTACACAGGCTCAAACGGCTATGCCAACGCAAACGGGGGGCGGCAGCATACCGCCGTCGCTGAGCGGCAACCAGATGACACAAGGAGGAGCGGTGGTTGTCTCGCCAACGCCTACTTATGAGCAGTCTTATATTGAAAACATTTTCCGCATGAATCTCGGCAAAGTCGGTACCTTTTATATGACGTATGAGAACAACAGCCAGTGGAATGCGAAAATTTTCCGGGGTGTGCTGGAAGCGGCGGGACGTGACCATATCATTATCAGCGACCCTAAAACCGGCCAGCGTATCGTGATGCTTATGGTGAATTTTGATTATGCCACCTTTGATCAGCCGCTTAACTATACTTATCCAGGTGTGATCGGCAATCCGCCTACCGCAACAAGACGGGGCTAA
- a CDS encoding winged helix-turn-helix domain-containing protein translates to MNEVLNVDLQFKLKFEFISSLHSYICRKSHRKIDLTPHWAEEIKRRITPEFAAMLDEMEINADWKLAYLLIVMSKHAETPEEVIAWLEGMTPGNLYEWFAPYVGQFPEHMGNFQSQMIKVFTEWNRQYFESCSPAVHEALKQHLADRTAEKKKMNKAEFIDDTTGGFVFDSTGGADTLLLVPQYHFQPVNLIYHFGSVLFCHYSSRIDLSDEDFMSMHDYRVLRSLAEKSRLKILRYLQDGPKPFIEIVRELKLSKGITHDHISKLRSAGLIYAHFQGENLTGYSTRMKGLEQMQDKLVNFITH, encoded by the coding sequence GTGAACGAAGTGCTGAATGTAGATCTGCAGTTTAAACTGAAATTTGAATTTATAAGCAGCTTACATAGCTATATTTGCCGGAAATCCCACCGGAAAATCGACCTCACTCCCCATTGGGCCGAGGAGATCAAGCGGCGGATTACGCCTGAGTTCGCCGCCATGCTGGACGAGATGGAGATCAATGCCGATTGGAAGCTTGCTTATCTGCTGATCGTCATGTCCAAGCATGCCGAAACTCCGGAGGAAGTGATCGCCTGGCTGGAAGGGATGACGCCCGGCAACCTGTATGAATGGTTTGCTCCCTATGTGGGCCAGTTCCCGGAGCATATGGGGAACTTTCAATCCCAAATGATTAAGGTATTTACCGAATGGAATCGTCAATATTTTGAATCATGTAGTCCGGCCGTCCATGAAGCCTTAAAGCAGCATCTGGCGGATCGGACGGCCGAAAAAAAGAAAATGAACAAAGCAGAGTTTATCGACGATACCACGGGTGGTTTTGTATTTGATTCGACAGGAGGGGCGGATACACTGCTGCTGGTCCCCCAATATCATTTTCAGCCTGTCAATCTGATCTACCATTTTGGCTCTGTCCTGTTCTGTCATTATTCTTCCCGCATTGACCTCAGTGACGAGGATTTTATGTCGATGCATGATTATCGGGTCCTCCGCAGCCTTGCAGAGAAGAGCCGTTTGAAGATTCTCCGTTATCTGCAGGACGGTCCCAAGCCGTTTATTGAAATTGTCCGCGAATTGAAATTATCCAAAGGCATTACGCATGATCATATATCCAAGCTGCGAAGCGCCGGGTTGATTTACGCTCATTTTCAGGGCGAGAACTTGACCGGCTACAGTACCCGAATGAAGGGGCTTGAGCAGATGCAGGATAAACTGGTGAACTTTATCACCCATTAA
- a CDS encoding ABC transporter substrate-binding protein, with protein sequence MRKSTILLASLLLAGSLLLSACSSNNNASSTANSGSNTAASNSGSNSSSNTAGVQDDLSIQASDMSKLPQLAQNRTDTIIVGLTDPSGSFTPYFQQSGYDGNVSSLLYTPLVTQDEKGLPKAGLAEKWEVSEDQLTYTYHLRKDLKFSDGSPLTADDVAFTWTILNDPSYDGDSLIPSIGIKGAADYKAGKATTISGIKVMDPQTISVMLEKPNATALELLGSDVLSKAYYGKDYKFGNLNYMKDLSTKPLGTGPYKLEKFIPGQEVRMAANENYFAGKPKTEHFIYKTSDGDTWQYLETGEVDYASFSATQENIDKLKSMGFVNLATYTPSNYGYLQVNLEHSQMSDKKVRQAIAYGLDRQSIYVDANQGAGSVANIPAAAISWSYTEDGINPYKYDPDKANQLLDEAGWTVGSDGIREKDGKKLTVHFLGFKNAQNDIFISLATENFKAIGIDFQPEVFADFNAMVAKVEGGDYDLAAFSTSLLNDPSDGVAQFVDGELKGYDNPQVKELYNKALATSDIEERKTIYAELYKLLNDELPVIFTNYKKQVYAYNGRIENFKMDPVLGLSPNVNNWTLK encoded by the coding sequence ATGAGAAAAAGTACGATTTTGTTAGCTTCCTTACTGCTTGCCGGTTCACTCCTGCTGTCGGCATGCTCTAGCAATAACAATGCTTCCAGTACTGCAAATTCCGGTTCCAACACAGCTGCAAGCAATAGCGGAAGCAATTCGTCTTCCAACACGGCTGGCGTTCAGGATGACTTGTCCATTCAAGCCAGCGATATGTCCAAACTGCCGCAGCTTGCCCAGAACCGCACCGATACGATTATTGTAGGACTTACGGATCCAAGCGGATCGTTTACGCCTTATTTCCAGCAAAGCGGTTATGACGGCAACGTTTCTTCCTTGCTTTATACCCCGCTGGTTACCCAGGACGAAAAAGGCTTGCCTAAAGCCGGTCTTGCTGAAAAATGGGAGGTATCCGAAGATCAGTTGACTTACACCTACCACCTTCGCAAGGATCTGAAATTCAGCGACGGTTCGCCGCTTACGGCTGACGATGTAGCTTTTACCTGGACCATCCTGAACGATCCTTCTTATGACGGGGACTCGCTGATTCCTTCGATCGGCATCAAAGGAGCAGCCGATTACAAAGCTGGGAAGGCAACAACAATCTCCGGGATCAAGGTGATGGATCCGCAGACTATTTCGGTTATGCTTGAGAAGCCAAATGCCACTGCACTGGAGCTGCTGGGTTCGGATGTGCTGTCCAAAGCCTATTACGGCAAGGATTACAAATTCGGCAACCTGAATTATATGAAAGACCTGTCTACGAAACCGCTCGGCACAGGCCCTTATAAATTGGAGAAATTTATTCCGGGTCAAGAGGTGCGGATGGCGGCCAACGAAAATTATTTTGCGGGCAAACCTAAAACCGAACACTTCATTTATAAGACATCCGATGGGGACACCTGGCAGTACCTTGAAACCGGCGAAGTGGATTATGCTTCCTTCAGCGCTACCCAGGAGAATATCGACAAGCTGAAAAGCATGGGTTTTGTCAATCTGGCAACTTATACACCAAGCAACTACGGTTATCTTCAGGTCAACCTGGAGCATTCGCAAATGAGTGATAAGAAAGTCCGTCAGGCGATCGCTTACGGTCTTGACCGTCAAAGTATTTATGTGGACGCCAACCAGGGGGCAGGCTCTGTAGCTAACATTCCGGCGGCCGCTATTTCCTGGTCTTACACGGAAGACGGCATCAACCCTTACAAATACGATCCTGACAAAGCCAACCAGCTGCTGGATGAAGCCGGCTGGACAGTAGGCTCTGACGGTATCCGCGAGAAAGACGGCAAGAAGCTGACGGTGCATTTCCTTGGCTTCAAGAACGCGCAGAATGATATCTTCATTTCGCTGGCAACCGAGAATTTTAAAGCGATCGGCATTGACTTCCAGCCGGAAGTTTTCGCTGACTTTAACGCGATGGTAGCTAAAGTAGAAGGCGGGGATTACGATCTGGCTGCATTCTCGACTTCGCTGCTGAACGATCCTTCCGACGGCGTCGCCCAATTTGTGGACGGCGAGCTGAAGGGGTATGACAACCCGCAGGTGAAAGAGCTTTATAACAAAGCTTTGGCGACCAGCGATATTGAGGAACGCAAGACGATTTACGCCGAACTGTATAAACTGTTGAACGACGAGCTTCCGGTTATTTTCACGAACTATAAGAAACAGGTTTACGCTTACAACGGACGTATCGAGAACTTCAAGATGGATCCGGTCCTTGGACTTTCTCCTAACGTAAACAATTGGACTCTGAAATAA
- a CDS encoding ABC transporter permease, with amino-acid sequence MSSYLTKRITYMILILLAASLLIFCLYAFTPGDFISGNMKLSPERKAELREIYGLNKPVLERYLIWMKNAFHGDFGYSLAQQRPVLTLFNDYIWNSFLLAVVSTFFTWFIAVVIGVVAAYKLYSWFDSLIMVLIFACMSLPSFFIGLLLIKMLAVDLKWLPPGGMITTGSNATGMAYVSEVIHHMTLPVIVMTLLGLGSLTRYFRSNMIDVIQQDYIRTARAKGLKERKVLFVHALRNALLPAITLIGFELPGLFGGSLIIEKIFNWPGIGQLYMSSFSTRDYPLLMGFTMLIAILTVIGTLLSDLLYKIADPRVKL; translated from the coding sequence ATGAGTAGTTATCTTACGAAACGTATTACGTATATGATATTGATTTTGCTTGCGGCCTCGCTGCTCATCTTTTGCCTTTATGCTTTTACGCCCGGTGATTTCATCAGCGGCAACATGAAGCTCAGTCCTGAACGCAAAGCAGAGCTTAGAGAAATTTACGGTCTGAACAAACCGGTGCTGGAGCGGTACTTGATCTGGATGAAAAACGCCTTCCACGGCGATTTTGGATATTCCCTGGCTCAGCAAAGACCCGTGCTTACCTTGTTTAACGATTACATCTGGAATTCGTTCCTGCTTGCAGTCGTGTCAACCTTCTTCACCTGGTTTATTGCGGTTGTTATCGGGGTGGTCGCTGCTTACAAGCTGTATTCCTGGTTTGATTCCCTGATCATGGTGCTGATCTTCGCTTGTATGTCCTTGCCATCGTTCTTTATCGGGCTGCTGCTGATCAAGATGCTTGCGGTAGACCTGAAATGGCTGCCGCCGGGCGGCATGATCACGACAGGCAGCAATGCGACCGGGATGGCTTATGTCTCGGAGGTCATTCATCATATGACGCTTCCGGTTATCGTTATGACGCTTCTGGGGCTGGGTTCTCTGACCCGTTACTTCCGAAGCAATATGATTGATGTTATTCAGCAGGATTACATCCGGACAGCGCGGGCCAAAGGGCTGAAAGAACGCAAGGTGCTGTTCGTGCATGCCCTGCGCAATGCGCTGCTCCCGGCCATTACGCTGATCGGTTTCGAGCTTCCGGGACTGTTCGGGGGATCCCTGATCATTGAAAAAATCTTCAACTGGCCCGGAATCGGCCAATTGTACATGTCGTCTTTCTCCACCCGCGATTATCCGCTGCTGATGGGATTTACGATGCTGATCGCGATTTTGACGGTGATCGGAACCCTGTTGTCGGATCTGTTGTACAAAATAGCCGACCCGCGCGTGAAATTATAA
- the opp4C gene encoding oligopeptide ABC transporter permease — translation MSSVSGKLAAGGTQAPPVKTSLWKQSFKQLRKNKLAVAGLVIVVIMFLACFVGPLFSPYTDNQINLRIMGKGPNAQHWLGTDKLGRDVLLRVLMAGRISLTVGFAAMVLSVFIGTLLGTLAGFYRGVADQVIMRIADLLLTIPSLPLLLIAGSMLSSWNVPTDYRMYVVMLMLSVVGWPGLARMIRGQLLSLREREYMQATVVLGLRDRRKLFKHLLPNLAPLIIVIATLNIGSSILLESVLSYFGVGVTAPTPTWGNMIQDSNNLIDFQMRPWLWVPPGLCIFATVIAINLFGDGLRDVLDPNHKR, via the coding sequence ATGTCATCGGTTAGCGGCAAATTGGCCGCCGGAGGAACCCAGGCGCCTCCGGTCAAAACCTCGTTATGGAAACAATCGTTCAAACAGCTTCGGAAAAATAAACTGGCCGTAGCCGGCTTAGTTATTGTTGTTATTATGTTTCTTGCCTGCTTTGTAGGGCCTTTATTTTCCCCGTATACCGATAATCAGATTAATTTGCGAATCATGGGGAAAGGGCCTAATGCGCAGCACTGGCTAGGAACGGATAAGCTTGGCCGGGACGTGCTGCTGCGGGTGCTTATGGCCGGTAGAATCTCGCTTACCGTCGGATTTGCCGCGATGGTGCTGTCTGTATTTATCGGTACTCTTCTCGGAACGCTCGCCGGCTTCTACCGCGGAGTGGCCGACCAAGTTATCATGCGGATTGCTGATCTGCTGCTCACGATTCCAAGTCTTCCGCTCTTGCTTATTGCGGGCTCCATGCTGTCGAGCTGGAACGTGCCGACGGATTACCGGATGTACGTCGTGATGCTGATGCTGAGCGTGGTCGGCTGGCCGGGACTGGCCCGCATGATCCGCGGCCAGCTGCTCAGTCTTCGCGAAAGGGAATATATGCAGGCAACAGTAGTGCTTGGACTGCGGGACCGCCGCAAATTGTTTAAGCATCTGCTGCCGAACCTGGCTCCGCTCATCATTGTTATCGCTACTTTGAATATCGGCAGCTCGATTCTGCTGGAATCGGTGCTGAGTTATTTTGGTGTCGGCGTTACGGCGCCTACGCCTACTTGGGGGAATATGATTCAGGACAGCAACAACCTGATCGATTTCCAAATGAGACCTTGGCTTTGGGTACCGCCGGGTTTGTGTATTTTTGCAACGGTTATCGCCATTAATTTGTTTGGCGACGGCCTGCGGGATGTTCTCGATCCCAACCACAAAAGGTAG
- a CDS encoding ABC transporter ATP-binding protein, which yields MNKTLLDIEHLSTHFFTDGGTVKAVDDVSFQVRKGEIVCIVGESGSGKSITAMSVMGLIKEPAGRVVSGQIKLEDQNLLTLTKNEKRVIRGKEIAMIFQEPMSSLNPVLTIGQQIMEPLREHLKMGKKEARERAIELIKEVGISRAEQIVDAYPHELSGGMLQRVMIAIAISCHPKLLIADEPTTALDVTIQAQILEMMRKLREESDMSILLITHDLGVVAEMADYVVVMYAGQVVEQGEVVELFENPKHPYTQGLLKSKPVLNQRQDELYSIPGQVPNPLELSESCYFHDRCEHCMDICRVRQPRLKEIGNEQKVACWLYEEEAVTHV from the coding sequence ATGAATAAAACTTTGCTGGATATAGAGCATTTGAGCACACACTTTTTCACAGATGGGGGCACGGTCAAGGCGGTTGACGATGTCAGCTTCCAGGTTCGCAAAGGCGAAATCGTCTGCATCGTCGGCGAGTCCGGCAGCGGCAAAAGCATTACCGCCATGTCCGTAATGGGCCTCATCAAGGAGCCGGCCGGACGTGTCGTCAGCGGTCAGATCAAGCTGGAAGATCAGAACCTGCTCACCTTAACCAAGAACGAGAAACGCGTCATTCGCGGCAAAGAAATTGCGATGATCTTTCAAGAGCCGATGTCGTCGCTGAATCCGGTTCTGACAATCGGTCAGCAGATTATGGAGCCGCTGCGCGAGCATTTGAAGATGGGGAAAAAGGAAGCCCGCGAGCGCGCCATTGAATTAATCAAAGAAGTAGGCATTTCGCGTGCCGAGCAAATTGTGGACGCCTATCCGCATGAGCTGAGCGGCGGCATGCTGCAGCGGGTGATGATTGCGATTGCGATTTCCTGTCATCCAAAGCTGCTGATTGCAGACGAACCGACGACCGCGCTTGACGTTACGATCCAAGCACAGATTCTGGAAATGATGCGCAAGCTGCGCGAAGAGTCCGATATGTCCATTTTGCTGATCACACACGATTTGGGTGTTGTGGCGGAAATGGCCGATTACGTCGTAGTTATGTATGCCGGTCAGGTGGTGGAGCAGGGGGAAGTGGTGGAGCTGTTCGAGAATCCGAAGCACCCTTACACACAAGGCTTGCTGAAATCGAAGCCGGTTCTGAATCAGCGCCAGGATGAGCTTTATTCTATTCCCGGACAGGTTCCGAATCCGCTCGAATTGAGTGAATCCTGCTATTTCCATGACCGCTGTGAGCACTGCATGGATATTTGCCGGGTGCGGCAGCCGCGCCTGAAAGAGATTGGCAACGAGCAGAAAGTGGCCTGCTGGCTATATGAAGAGGAGGCCGTCACTCATGTCTGA
- a CDS encoding ABC transporter ATP-binding protein yields MSEPLLEIKHLKKYFPIKQGLLNRTVANVKAVDDISLSIGRGETFGLVGESGSGKSTVGKSIVRLTEKTSGDILFKGQDIYGLSGENLRKIRPQMQLIFQDPYSSLNPRVRVGDAIGEALLDHGLAPKNEVRDRVKEVLGLCGLSSYHIDRFPHEFSGGQRQRIGIARALILNPDLIIADEPVSALDVSIQAQIINLFRKLQDDRGLTYLFISHDLSVVEHLCTRIGVMYLGTMMETGSRDELFKNPLHPYTKALLSAVPVPIPKLKRERIVLKGDIPSPVNPPSGCKFHTRCPFAVERCKSEVPEFRNMGSDHFVACHLV; encoded by the coding sequence ATGTCTGAACCCTTACTCGAAATCAAACATCTGAAGAAATATTTTCCGATCAAGCAAGGGCTGCTGAACAGGACGGTTGCCAATGTTAAAGCGGTGGATGACATCAGCTTGTCCATCGGCCGGGGGGAAACGTTCGGCCTGGTAGGCGAGTCCGGCAGCGGCAAAAGCACCGTCGGCAAAAGCATCGTACGGCTGACCGAGAAGACAAGCGGCGATATTTTGTTTAAAGGACAGGACATTTACGGCCTGTCCGGCGAAAATTTGCGGAAGATCAGACCGCAGATGCAGCTGATTTTCCAAGATCCGTACAGTTCCTTGAATCCCCGCGTACGTGTCGGCGATGCCATCGGGGAGGCCCTGCTGGATCATGGGCTTGCTCCTAAGAACGAAGTCCGGGACCGGGTGAAGGAAGTGCTGGGACTGTGCGGGCTTTCATCCTATCATATCGACCGGTTCCCGCATGAGTTCTCCGGCGGGCAGCGTCAGCGGATCGGCATCGCCCGGGCTTTAATTCTGAATCCGGATCTGATTATCGCAGATGAGCCGGTGTCGGCACTGGATGTATCCATTCAGGCCCAGATCATCAACCTGTTCCGAAAGCTTCAGGACGACCGCGGCTTGACTTATTTGTTTATTTCCCATGATCTCAGCGTAGTCGAACATCTTTGCACCCGCATCGGGGTGATGTATCTTGGCACGATGATGGAAACGGGCTCGCGGGATGAGTTGTTCAAGAACCCGCTGCACCCTTACACCAAAGCGCTTCTCTCGGCGGTACCGGTTCCGATTCCGAAGCTGAAGCGAGAGCGGATCGTACTGAAGGGGGATATTCCAAGCCCTGTTAATCCGCCTTCCGGCTGCAAGTTCCATACCCGTTGTCCATTTGCCGTCGAGCGCTGCAAATCCGAGGTTCCGGAATTCCGGAATATGGGCAGTGACCATTTTGTAGCTTGTCATTTGGTCTAA
- a CDS encoding TraR/DksA C4-type zinc finger protein produces the protein MKHLTPSQLDKLKHILLEMKEDLENHFKEDGGPGLDESLRMSTGDLSTADNHPADEGTETFERSRDLAVDENLQQQLDQVNEALQRMETGEYGIDVTTGEPIPYERLEALPYTTYSVENSPQQQVPDTRPIEEEVMTLPPTGAGEHRQQNAGRFDDASAWKTVESYGNSDSPAMSAKRNVDSYEDMASDTTPDED, from the coding sequence ATGAAGCACTTAACCCCATCCCAGCTGGATAAGCTGAAGCATATATTGCTAGAAATGAAAGAGGATTTGGAGAATCATTTCAAAGAAGATGGAGGGCCTGGGCTCGATGAATCGCTCAGAATGTCAACAGGCGATTTAAGTACGGCTGATAACCATCCGGCGGATGAAGGAACAGAAACCTTTGAGCGAAGCCGTGATCTGGCAGTGGACGAGAACCTCCAGCAGCAGCTGGATCAGGTCAATGAAGCGCTGCAGCGAATGGAAACCGGCGAATACGGCATCGATGTAACGACCGGGGAACCGATTCCGTACGAGCGTCTGGAAGCCCTGCCTTACACGACCTATTCGGTTGAAAATTCGCCGCAGCAGCAGGTTCCCGACACTCGGCCTATCGAAGAAGAAGTCATGACTTTGCCGCCCACCGGAGCCGGTGAACACCGCCAGCAAAATGCCGGACGGTTCGATGACGCCAGCGCCTGGAAAACCGTGGAGAGCTATGGCAATTCCGATTCGCCTGCCATGTCCGCCAAACGAAACGTGGACAGCTATGAGGATATGGCTTCGGATACTACCCCGGATGAGGATTAG
- a CDS encoding MFS transporter, producing the protein MKRLIWISGWSYLLIGLAHVIIGSIMPVLLEHYDQDYSAGGTLIFAQFAGFLVGVLISPWLISKLGKRTGLLVALSVLGAAELLYTLLPSWKLMYVIGAFAGFGFGMIEAVIGTLMIAAAKEKAAMAMSRIEVAFGVGALLMPLLSGWLIRSGAWRYGFLVISLFAAVMLITWMRTRFGELDQVMKERPVRFAGDTEQLSQHLPKPKPERWTRHYTRAHGMLLAVFILFFFIYVGIEMGFVNFLPSMLVERSGAAEATAAYGVTVFWLAMSVGRMYAGVLAQKIGFAKYIIFGLFFSLLFLSLFNLVDHFLMFLLAVLFVGLFLSGVFSIALVYATTLLPGSEETTPSLLIAAGGIGGAVLPLLLGRSMDHLGAAPTGWLLAGVLALLLALGLIIAGAERVRRHQQSLEAAR; encoded by the coding sequence ATGAAAAGGTTGATCTGGATCAGCGGATGGTCTTATTTGCTGATCGGCCTGGCCCATGTCATTATCGGCTCGATTATGCCGGTGCTGCTGGAGCATTATGACCAGGATTACAGTGCGGGAGGAACGTTGATCTTCGCCCAGTTTGCCGGGTTCCTGGTGGGAGTGCTGATCTCTCCTTGGCTGATTTCAAAGCTGGGGAAGAGGACGGGACTGCTAGTGGCTTTGAGCGTTCTGGGCGCAGCTGAGCTGCTGTATACGCTGCTTCCGTCTTGGAAGCTAATGTATGTCATCGGGGCGTTTGCAGGGTTTGGTTTCGGAATGATCGAAGCGGTGATCGGCACGCTGATGATTGCTGCGGCTAAAGAGAAGGCGGCTATGGCCATGAGCCGGATTGAGGTGGCTTTTGGCGTTGGTGCCCTGCTGATGCCGTTATTATCGGGCTGGCTAATCCGCTCGGGAGCCTGGCGTTATGGTTTTCTCGTGATTTCGTTATTTGCGGCCGTCATGCTGATCACCTGGATGCGAACCCGATTTGGTGAATTGGATCAGGTGATGAAGGAACGTCCAGTCCGCTTCGCCGGAGACACAGAGCAACTGAGCCAGCATCTGCCCAAGCCCAAGCCGGAGAGGTGGACCCGGCATTATACGAGGGCCCACGGTATGCTGCTGGCTGTGTTTATTTTATTTTTCTTTATTTATGTTGGAATCGAAATGGGATTTGTTAACTTTCTGCCGTCGATGCTGGTTGAACGAAGCGGTGCTGCGGAAGCGACGGCGGCTTACGGCGTAACGGTATTCTGGCTGGCTATGTCGGTCGGAAGAATGTATGCCGGAGTATTGGCTCAGAAGATTGGTTTTGCGAAGTACATCATTTTCGGACTTTTTTTCTCTTTGCTGTTTCTGAGTTTGTTTAATCTGGTGGATCATTTTCTAATGTTTCTGCTGGCTGTCCTGTTCGTCGGGCTGTTTCTGTCGGGGGTGTTCTCGATCGCCTTGGTTTATGCTACAACTTTGCTGCCGGGCAGTGAAGAGACCACCCCAAGCCTGCTGATTGCGGCGGGCGGCATAGGCGGAGCCGTGCTGCCGCTTCTGCTTGGCCGCAGCATGGACCACCTTGGAGCGGCGCCAACAGGCTGGCTCCTGGCTGGTGTATTGGCGCTGCTGCTGGCGCTCGGCTTGATCATTGCCGGTGCCGAGAGGGTCCGGCGCCATCAACAAAGCCTTGAAGCGGCTCGATAA
- a CDS encoding aminopeptidase — MSDFLQKLEKYAELAVKVGVNVQPGQTLVVNAAIDSAELVRLIVKKAYERGARLVKVNWNDDTVTRLRYDMAADESFLDEPKWYAGEMLELVENGAAVLHVISSDPDLLKGVSHERITNLQKVTGKAMSKYRQYQQADKFSWSIVAVPSKAWAAKVFPDVPESEQIDKLWDAIFHTTRIDREDTFEAWDNHIRTLNEKSDYLNEKKFKKLHYIAPGTDLTIELPEGHLWVAADSINQNGHTFLANLPTEEVFTAPLKTGVNGKVSSTKPLSYSGNIIDEFTITFENGRITDVSAKQGEEVLKQLVSLDEGAHYLGEVALVPHNSPISESNILFYNTLFDENASNHLAIGSAYAFNLKGGKEMTQEQLEQSGLNTSITHVDFMVGSGEMDIFGVTEDGTEIQIFKQGSWAI, encoded by the coding sequence ATGTCAGATTTTTTGCAGAAATTAGAGAAATACGCCGAACTCGCCGTAAAGGTTGGCGTTAACGTTCAGCCTGGCCAAACGCTAGTCGTAAATGCTGCGATTGACTCCGCGGAGCTGGTCCGCCTGATCGTCAAGAAAGCTTATGAAAGAGGCGCGCGCCTCGTGAAAGTCAACTGGAACGACGACACCGTTACCCGCCTGAGATACGATATGGCCGCTGATGAATCCTTCCTGGATGAGCCTAAGTGGTACGCGGGAGAAATGCTGGAACTCGTAGAGAATGGCGCAGCCGTTCTGCATGTCATTTCTTCCGATCCGGACCTGCTTAAAGGCGTTAGTCATGAACGGATTACCAACCTGCAGAAAGTAACCGGCAAAGCGATGAGCAAATACCGCCAGTATCAGCAGGCTGACAAGTTCAGCTGGTCCATCGTAGCGGTTCCTTCTAAAGCATGGGCCGCCAAGGTGTTCCCGGACGTACCGGAATCCGAGCAGATCGATAAATTGTGGGATGCGATTTTCCATACCACCCGCATTGATCGCGAAGATACCTTCGAAGCTTGGGACAACCATATCCGGACGCTCAATGAGAAATCCGATTACTTAAACGAGAAGAAATTCAAAAAGCTGCACTACATAGCGCCAGGGACCGATTTGACCATTGAACTGCCGGAAGGGCATCTATGGGTTGCGGCTGACAGCATCAATCAGAACGGCCACACCTTCCTGGCTAACCTGCCCACGGAAGAGGTCTTTACAGCACCGCTCAAAACCGGTGTTAACGGTAAAGTGTCCAGCACAAAGCCGCTCAGCTACAGCGGCAACATCATTGACGAATTTACGATTACCTTCGAGAATGGACGGATTACGGACGTATCCGCCAAACAAGGCGAAGAGGTGCTTAAGCAGCTCGTTTCCCTGGATGAAGGCGCACATTATCTCGGCGAAGTGGCGCTTGTGCCTCACAATTCTCCGATTTCCGAATCCAACATTCTGTTCTATAACACTTTGTTTGACGAAAATGCTTCCAACCACTTGGCCATCGGCAGCGCTTATGCCTTTAACCTGAAAGGCGGCAAGGAAATGACCCAGGAGCAGCTGGAGCAAAGCGGCTTGAACACCAGCATTACCCATGTGGACTTTATGGTCGGCTCCGGTGAAATGGATATTTTCGGCGTCACTGAAGACGGCACAGAAATTCAAATCTTCAAGCAAGGCAGCTGGGCGATTTAA